Proteins from a genomic interval of Panthera tigris isolate Pti1 chromosome A2, P.tigris_Pti1_mat1.1, whole genome shotgun sequence:
- the LOC107180918 gene encoding LOW QUALITY PROTEIN: uncharacterized protein LOC107180918 (The sequence of the model RefSeq protein was modified relative to this genomic sequence to represent the inferred CDS: inserted 3 bases in 2 codons; deleted 2 bases in 1 codon; substituted 5 bases at 5 genomic stop codons), which yields MGQSQSTPLSLLVANFRDVKTRGQNLSLDIRRRKLITLCHSEWPTFGVGWPTKGTFCLPIIAKVKSKIFLPGRKGHPDQIPYILVWRSLVENLPAWSPSCPREHGNREDGKWQLHRNQGDGRQQPLRAPLKMKPTAEGQPAEPAGGPSYWPFSTSDLYNWKTQNAXFSDNPKDLIALLDSVMFTHQPTWDDCQQLLCILFTTEERDRIQLEARNLVPGDDGRPTSNPDLINAAFPLTRPPQDEWDYNTAEGRGRLLIYCQTLMAGLRAAARKPTNLAKVYSVLQGKAESPAAYLERLMEAFRQFTPMDPEVPENQAAVIMSFVNQAAADIKKKLQRLEHLEGKQIQDLLRIAQGVYNNREAPEERQIKATEKMTKVLAAIVQKEQPPPEGIQTIRPPRRHLDKDQCAYCKEKGHWIRECPKKKQPSPILLTQDTEXGGRGSDPLPEPRITLQVEGTPVQFLVDTRAQHSVLVKPHGKVSEKSSWVQGATGIKKYPWTTQRTVDLGTGKVTHSFLVIPDSPCPLLGRDLLTKMGAQIHFQPGGPTVADFHNQPISVLTVKLEDEYRLHQEPTPLDQGIEPWLQRFPDPWAETGGMGLAKHRPALFIEVKPGTDPVRMRQYPMPTEAKNDITPHIRRLLDFAVLRTCHSAWNTPLLPVRKPSSGEYRPLQDLREVNKRVMDIHPTIPNPYTLLSALSPEKQWYTVLDLKDAFFSLPLAPKSQELFVFXWTDPDXGINGQLTWTRLPQGFKNSPTLFDEALHEDLREYRQQHPNITLLRYVDDLLIAAETPKTCIQGTKGLLRTLGTLGYRASAKKAQICRSEVTYLGYLLRGGQRWLTDARKXTVLRIPGPQTPQQVREFLGSAGFYRLWIPGFAELAKPLYQATKDQQPFSWMEEAEQAFQQIKIALLSAPALGLPDVSKPFQLYVDENRGIAKAVLTQHLGPWHRPVAYLSKKLDPVAAGWPPCLRMIAATALMVKDADKLTMGQELQVTTLHAIQGILKQPPDXWLSNARLTHYQGLLLNPLRVIFTPPPPTALNPASLLPDPDMGTPLHDCADILAQVYGVREDLQDQPLSDTDAIWFTDGSSFVHQGKRYAGAAVTSETEVVWAEALPPGTSAQKAELIALTQALKLGRDRKLTVYTDSRYAFTTAHVHGAIYRERGLLTAEGKDIRNKEEILALLAALWEPKKLAIVHCPGHQKTTDPVSRGNNLADQTAENIAQPPAQLLTLQLPXAPGPRPQELPPSPEYSESDIQWMSKLPMTRIKDGWWRDSKSSIILPDKLGWQVLERIHHSTHLGSRQMLDLLRQTGLKIRNVSDKVDQVVTKCTVCQLNNASSNPQTTGVRQRGSRPGTYWEVDFTEVKPGKYGYKYLLVFVDTFSGWTEAFPTKNETAQIVAKKILEEILPRYGFPVMIGSDNGPAFVSKVSQGLASILGADWKLHCAYRPQSSRQVERMNRTLKETLTKLTTETGTNWVVLLPYALFRVRNSPYKLGLTPYEIIHGRPPPIIPNLKDNLIKAENDNSLEFLFSLQALQRVHEDVWPKLKELYETGPPPIPHQFRPGDWVLIKRHRQGTLEPRWKGPFQVILKMPTAIKVDGITTWIHFAHAKPVDPFSDLIGPSKITWTIDRTKDNPLKLTLPRQRTEL from the exons ATGGGCCAATCTCAAagcactcctctttctctccttgttgCTAACTTCAGGGATGTTAAAACCAGAGGACAGAATTTGAGTTTAGACATCCGGCGGAGAAAATTAATAACCCTCTGCCACTCCGAATGGCCAACCTTCGGCGTTGGATGGCCAACCAAAGGAACTTTCTGCCTCCCTATAATTGCTAAggtgaaatcaaagatttttctacCGGGTCGCAAGGGACACCCGGATCAAATTCCCTACATTCTTGTATGGCGGAGTTTAGTGGAAAATCTACCCGCTTGGTCCCCTTCCTGTCCTCGGGAACAT GGGAACCGGGAGGACGGGAAGTGGCAGCTGCACCGGAACCAGGGGGACGGGAGGCAGCAGCCGCTCCGAGCCCCATTGAAAATGAAACCAACTGCGGAGGGCCAGCCGGCCGAACCCGCAGGCGGACCCAGC TATTGGCCCTTTTCCACCAGTGACCTTTACAACTGGAAAACGCAGAACGCTTGATTCTCTGATAACCCTAAAGATCTAATAGCTCTTTTAGACAGTGTCATGTTCACCCACCAGCCCACCTGGGACGACTGTCAGCAGCTCCTCTGCATCCTGTTCACCACAGAGGAGCGAGACAGGATCCAATTAGAAGCAAGAAATCTGGTTCCCGGAGACGACGGTCGGCCGACATCTAACCCTGACCTCATTAATGCGGCTTTCCCCTTAACCAGACCTCCACAGGACGAATGGGActacaacacggcagaaggtagggGAAGGCTACTCATTTATTGCCAGACTCTGATGGCGGGTCTTCGGGCTGCAGCTCGCAAGCCCACCAATTTGGCTAAGGTATATTCGGTCttacagggaaaggcagagagtccAGCTGCTTACTTAGAGAGATTAATGGAAGCCTTTAGACAGTTTACTCCCATGGATCCAGAAGTTCCTGAAAACCAGGCTGCAGTCATTATGTCCTTTGTAAATCAAGCAGctgctgacatt aaaaaaaaactccaaaggcTAGAGCATTTAGAAGGTAAACAGATCCAGGATCTGCTCCGTATAGCACAAGGGGTCTACAACAACAGGGAAgccccagaagagagacagatcaaagccacagagaaaatgactaaagTCCTGGCCGCTATAGTCCAGAAAGAACAGCCACCCCCAGAAGGCATTCAAACAATACGCCCTCCCAGGCGGCACTTAGATAAAGATCAATGCGCCTATTGtaaagaaaaaggccattggaTACGAGAATGCCCCAAAAAGAAACAaccct CCCCCATACTGCTTACCCAAGATACAGAATAGGGAGGACGGGGTTCAGATCCCCTCCCCGAACCTAGGATAACATtgcaagtggaggggaccccggtCCAGTTCCTAGTTGATACCAGGGCACAGCACTCAGTTCTGGTCAAGCCCCATggaaaagtatctgaaaaatcatcctgggtacaaggggccacCGGAATAAAGAAGTACCCCTGGACAACTCAGAGGACTGTGGACTTAGGAACTGGGAAGGTAACCCACTCCTTCCTGGTCATTCCcgacagcccctgccccctgttGGGGAGGGATTTGCTTACCAAAATGGGGGCCCAAATTCATTTCCAACCAGGGGGGCCCACAGTGGCTGACTTCCACAACCAACCCATATCTGTACTCACTGTGAAACTAGAAGATGAATATAGGCTCCATCAGGAACCCACTCCTCTGGATCAGGGCATCGAGCCCTGGCTTCAACGCTTCCCAGACCCGTGGGCAGAAACGGGTGGTATGGGGTTAGCAAAACATCGCCCAGCCCTATTTATAGAGGTTAAGCCCGGGACGGACCCCGTCCGCATGCGCCAATACCCTATGCCCACGGAAGCCAAAAACGACATCACACCCCACATCCGCCGCCTCCTTGACTTTGCGGTCCTACGCACCTGCCACTCAGCATGGAATACCCCCCTGCTGCCCGTGCGCAAACCCAGCAGCGGGGAATACAGACCACTGCAGGACCTGAGAGAAGTCAATAAGCGGGTGATGGACATACATCCAACCATTCCTAACCCCTATACTCTCCTGAGTGCCCTCAGCCCAGAAAAACAATGGTATACTGTTCTGGAtctaaaagatgcttttttcagCCTACCACTAGCGCCTAAAAGTCAAGAGCTATTTGTATTCTAGTGGACAGATCCAG GGGGCATAAATGGCCAGCTCACTTGGACCAGACTGCCACAAGGATTCAAGAACTCTCCGACCCTGTTCGACGAGGCTCTACACGAAGATTTAAGGGAGTACAGACAACAACACCCTAATATAACTCTCCTACGGTATGTTGATGATCTCTTAATAGCTGCCGAGACACCCAAAACCTGCATCCAGGGAACCAAAGGTCTCCTGCGAACTCTGGGAACCTTAGGCTACCGCGCCTCAGCAAAGAAGGCTCAAATCTGCAGGTCAGAGGTAACTTACCTGGGTTACTTACTGAGAGGGGGGCAACGCTGGCTAACGGATGCCCGGAAGTAGACTGTCCTTCGTATTCCCGGACCGCAGACACCACAACAGGTGAGGGAATTCCTAGGGTCGGCTGGGTTCTACAGACTATGGATACCAGGGTTTGCTGAATTAGCAAAACCTTTATACCAGGCAACAAAAGATCAACAGCCCTTTAGTTGGATGGAAGAAGCCGAACAGGCCTTCCAACAAATCAAAATTGCTCTGCTATCAGCACCTGCCCTGGGACTCCCCGATGTCTCCAAACCCTTCCAACTATATGTAGATGAAAACCGAGGCATAGCTAAGGCAGTGCTAACTCAGCATTTAGGCCCATGGCACAGGCCAGTAGCCTATCTGTCTAAAAAGCTAGATCCAGTGGCCGCCGGATGGCCACCCTGTCTCCGGATGATTGCAGCCACTGCCCTAATGGTAAAGGATGCTGATAAACTCACCATGGGCCAAGAGCTACAAGTCACCACCCTACATGCCATCCAGGGCATCCTCAAGCAGCCGCCTGACTGATGGCTGAGCAATGCCCGACTCACTCATTACCAGGGACTGCTGTTGAACCCCCTCAGGGTCAtcttcaccccccccccgccaacggCCCTGAATCCAGCATCACTGCTGCCAGACCCAGACATGGGAACCCCACTTCATGACTGCGCCGACATACTGGCTCAAGTTTATGGGGTCCGGGAAGACTTGCAGGATCAGCCATTATCAGACACAGATGCCATCTGGTTTACCGACGGAAGCAGCTTTGTTCACCAAGGAAAAAGGTATGCGGGGGCGGCCGTGACTTCAGAGACCGAGGTGGTGTGGGCAGAAGCTCTACCCCCCGGAACCTCGGCCCAGAAGGCTGAGCTAATAGCCTTAACCCAGGCCCTAAAGTTAGGAAGAGACCGCAAGCTAACCGTGTACACTGATAGCCGATATGCCTTCACCACCGCTCATGTACATGGGGCGATATACAGAGAACGGGGGCTCCTCACAGCTGAAGGGAAAGacatcagaaataaagaagagattctAGCCCTGCTAGCAGCCTTATGGGAACCCAAAAAACTAGCAATTGTGCATTGCCCAGGACACCAGAAGACAACCGACCCAGTTTCCCGCGGCAACAATTTGGCCGATCAGACTGCAGAAAACATAGCTCAGCCCCCAGCGCAATTGCTGACCCTACAActtcc ggccccaggccccagacccCAGGAactgccccccagccctgagtaTTCAGAAAGCGACATTCAATGGATGAGTAAACTTCCTATGACCCGAATCAAAGATGGCTGGTGGAGAGACTCTAAAAGCAGCATTATACTCCCAGATAAACTAGGATGGCAAGTTCTAGAGCGGATCCATCACAGCACCCACTTAGGTTCCCGGCAAATGTTGGACTTACTGAGACAGACTggactaaaaatcagaaatgtctctgaTAAAGTCGATCAAGTAGTTACTAAGTGTACAGTGTGCCAACTCAACAATGCGAGTAGCAATCCTCAGACAACAGGGGTAAGACAAAGAGGGAGCAGACCGGGGACCTACTGGGAAGTAGATTTCACTGaggtaaaaccaggaaaatatggatataagTATTTGCTAGTTTTTGTAGATACCTTTTCAGGATGGACTGAAGCCTTTCCAACCAAGAACGAAACGGCGCAGATTGTAGCCAAAAAGATCCTAGAAGAAATCctgcccaggtatggttttccagtaATGATAGGGTCAGACAATGGACCTGCATTCGTCTCTAAGGTAAGTCAGGGACTGGCTTCCATACTTGGGGctgattggaaattacattgtgcatacCGACCCCAAAGCTCAAGACAggtagagagaatgaacagaaccTTAAAGGAGACCCTAACCAAATTGACCACAGAGACTGGCACTAATTGGGTGGTCCTTCTCCCCTACGCTCTGTTCAGGGTGCGTAATTCCCCATACAAACTGGGACTCACAccctatgaaataatacatggtagaccaccccccatcatccctaaCCTAAAAGATAACCTTATCAAAGCTGAGAACGATAATAGTCTTGAATTCTTGTTCTCCCTACAAGCCTTGCAGAGGGTCCATGAAGATGTATGGCCCAAATTAAAGGAACTCTATGAGACTGGACCCCCGCCTATTCCACATCAATTCCGGCCAGGGGATTGGGTCCTCATCAAACGTCATCGGCAGGGAACTCTGGAGCCCAGGTGGAAAGGACCCTTCCAGGTCATCCTGAAAATGCCTACTGCCATCAAAGTAGACGGAATCACCACCTGGATCCATTTTGCCCACGCCAAACCAGTGGACCCGTTCTCAGACCTCATCGGACCTTCAAAAATAACCTGGACTATTGATCGGACTAAGGACAATCCTTTAAAATTGACCCTACCCCGCCAACGGACTGAGCTGTAA